One segment of Nostoc piscinale CENA21 DNA contains the following:
- a CDS encoding DUF3368 domain-containing protein encodes MAERPAINTSPLIFLTKGGFLDLLQIVSPEIIVPQAVASEIQAYGQTDVTAMALATTSWLVEVATPSVPAIIQSWDLGAGESAVLTWAYVNTGTEVILDDLAARYCAVALGIPVRGTLGIVLTAKQRGVIPAARPVVEQLRLCGMYLSDRVINQALALVGE; translated from the coding sequence GTGGCTGAACGTCCTGCAATCAACACCTCTCCACTGATTTTTTTAACCAAGGGTGGCTTTCTCGACCTATTGCAGATAGTCAGTCCAGAAATTATTGTCCCCCAGGCTGTAGCCAGTGAAATTCAAGCATACGGGCAGACGGATGTAACTGCAATGGCGTTAGCAACTACTTCTTGGCTGGTAGAGGTTGCGACACCATCCGTTCCCGCAATTATTCAAAGCTGGGATTTAGGTGCTGGTGAATCGGCTGTGTTAACTTGGGCTTATGTAAATACTGGCACAGAGGTAATACTTGATGATTTAGCAGCCCGTTATTGTGCAGTAGCTTTGGGAATCCCAGTACGGGGAACTCTAGGCATAGTTCTCACTGCCAAACAACGGGGGGTAATTCCAGCAGCGCGTCCTGTGGTTGAACAGCTGCGTCTCTGTGGAATGTATCTGTCTGACCGAGTAATCAATCAAGCATTGGCATTAGTAGGGGAGTAA
- a CDS encoding UPF0175 family protein: MTRVNLDLPEEVFSARRLPPDEFVRDMRLAAAIYWYQKGEISQEKAAQIAGLNRRDFLAALTREQVDVFTVDFDDLQQELNRG, translated from the coding sequence ATGACCAGAGTAAATCTAGACTTACCCGAAGAAGTATTCTCAGCCCGCCGTCTTCCCCCAGATGAATTTGTGCGTGATATGCGGTTGGCTGCTGCTATCTACTGGTATCAAAAGGGTGAAATCTCCCAGGAAAAAGCTGCTCAAATTGCAGGTTTAAATCGCCGTGATTTTCTTGCAGCCCTTACTCGTGAGCAAGTAGATGTGTTTACCGTAGACTTTGATGACTTGCAACAAGAGTTAAACCGTGGCTGA
- the glmS gene encoding glutamine--fructose-6-phosphate transaminase (isomerizing) — protein MCGIVGYIGTQAATEILLSGLEKLEYRGYDSAGIATIWEGEVNCVRAKGKLHNLRSKLEQLENPAQIGIGHTRWATHGKPEEYNAHPHLDTALRIAVVQNGIVENYRELREDLKQKGHQFRSETDTEVIPHLIAELLKNPDLNFLDAVRQAANQLEGGFAIAVISADYPDELIVVRQQAPLVIGFGQGEFFCASDTPAIVAYTRAVLPLENGEIARLTPLGVEIYNFAGERLKKQPRMLNLSPTMVEKQGFKHFMLKEIYEQPGVVRANLEAYFHNSTDASVSPINLGLSESLYADLEQIHIVACGTSWHAALVGKHLLEQLAEIPTQVHYASEYRYAPSPLTPNTLIIGVTQSGETADTLAALAMEKERRQGQEAKYQARLLGITNRPESSLGHMVPNIISTLAGIEIGVAATKTFIAQLMAFYALALDLAARRQTIPKETVEQIINGLRQIPQEIEETLASQERLTEHLAHEFADTQDFIFLGRGINFPIALEGALKLKEISYIHAEGYPAGEMKHGPIALLDAKVPVVAIAVPGNVYEKVISNAQEAKARDSRLIGVTPVKDGEAAEIFNDLLPVSSVDELLSPILTVVPLQLLAYHIAARRGLDVDQPRNLAKSVTVE, from the coding sequence ATGTGTGGAATCGTTGGGTATATCGGCACTCAAGCAGCAACAGAAATTTTACTGTCTGGACTGGAAAAACTAGAGTATAGAGGCTACGATTCTGCGGGAATCGCCACAATTTGGGAAGGTGAAGTTAATTGTGTTAGGGCGAAAGGAAAACTACATAACCTGCGTTCTAAACTCGAACAGCTAGAAAATCCGGCTCAAATTGGCATTGGTCATACTCGCTGGGCTACTCATGGTAAACCAGAAGAATATAATGCTCATCCCCATTTGGATACAGCATTACGTATTGCGGTGGTTCAAAATGGCATTGTGGAAAATTACCGCGAGTTACGGGAAGACTTAAAACAAAAAGGACACCAGTTTCGTTCGGAAACTGATACAGAAGTCATTCCCCATTTGATTGCAGAATTATTAAAAAATCCAGATTTAAATTTTTTAGATGCAGTTCGTCAAGCTGCTAATCAGCTAGAAGGTGGATTTGCGATCGCAGTTATTTCGGCTGATTACCCCGACGAGTTAATTGTAGTGCGTCAACAAGCACCTTTAGTAATTGGATTTGGTCAGGGCGAATTTTTCTGTGCTTCTGATACCCCGGCGATCGTTGCTTACACCCGTGCCGTATTACCTTTAGAAAATGGGGAAATTGCCCGTCTCACACCATTAGGTGTAGAGATTTACAACTTTGCAGGCGAGAGGTTGAAAAAACAACCCCGGATGCTCAACTTGAGTCCCACAATGGTGGAAAAGCAGGGATTCAAACACTTCATGCTCAAAGAAATCTATGAGCAACCAGGAGTGGTTAGAGCTAATTTAGAAGCATATTTTCATAATTCAACTGATGCGTCAGTGTCACCTATTAACCTCGGCTTGTCTGAATCACTCTACGCAGATTTAGAACAAATTCATATCGTCGCTTGTGGTACAAGTTGGCACGCCGCTTTAGTTGGCAAACACTTATTAGAACAATTAGCAGAAATTCCCACCCAAGTACACTACGCTTCGGAATATCGCTATGCACCATCACCATTAACACCAAATACATTAATTATTGGTGTTACTCAATCTGGTGAAACTGCTGATACATTAGCAGCTTTAGCAATGGAAAAAGAACGCCGCCAAGGTCAAGAGGCGAAATATCAAGCGCGACTTTTAGGGATTACCAACCGCCCAGAAAGTAGCCTTGGCCACATGGTTCCTAATATTATTAGTACCTTAGCTGGGATAGAAATTGGCGTAGCAGCAACAAAAACATTTATTGCCCAATTGATGGCGTTTTATGCTTTAGCCTTAGATTTAGCTGCCCGTCGTCAAACAATTCCCAAAGAAACTGTAGAGCAAATTATTAACGGACTGCGACAAATTCCTCAAGAAATTGAAGAAACATTGGCAAGCCAAGAACGTTTAACAGAACATTTAGCCCATGAATTTGCTGATACTCAAGATTTCATCTTTTTAGGAAGAGGAATTAACTTCCCCATTGCGTTAGAAGGGGCTTTGAAATTAAAAGAAATTAGCTATATTCACGCCGAAGGTTATCCGGCTGGCGAAATGAAACACGGCCCCATTGCATTATTAGATGCTAAAGTTCCGGTGGTGGCGATCGCTGTTCCTGGTAATGTGTATGAAAAGGTCATTTCTAACGCCCAAGAAGCCAAAGCCAGAGATTCACGCTTAATTGGTGTAACACCTGTAAAAGACGGTGAAGCGGCAGAAATATTTAATGATTTACTCCCCGTTTCATCAGTGGATGAATTATTATCACCCATTCTGACAGTAGTACCATTGCAACTATTGGCTTATCACATTGCCGCCCGTCGCGGTTTAGACGTTGACCAGCCTCGGAATTTAGCAAAATCGGTGACTGTGGAATAA
- a CDS encoding DUF4383 domain-containing protein, whose protein sequence is MKAEQYKAGQYFALIIGIIFTVIGVMGFIPVLKTEPTVTPDMAGLSFTIGYGYLLGLFPVNVLHNIVHFVVGIAGIWASVSLGSARLYSGVLGLFYGLLTVMGLFPPTQSTLGFIPIFGNDVWLHGITAAIAIYFGFFATPNLLELRTGQSSIRS, encoded by the coding sequence ATGAAGGCAGAACAGTACAAAGCAGGACAGTACTTCGCCTTAATTATTGGCATTATCTTTACTGTGATTGGTGTTATGGGCTTTATTCCTGTGTTGAAGACAGAGCCTACGGTTACACCTGATATGGCTGGACTTTCATTTACAATCGGATACGGATATCTGTTAGGATTATTCCCCGTCAACGTTTTACACAATATTGTTCATTTTGTGGTGGGAATTGCAGGAATTTGGGCATCTGTTTCATTAGGTAGCGCCCGCCTCTATAGTGGAGTATTAGGACTGTTCTATGGCTTGCTAACTGTGATGGGGCTTTTTCCTCCTACGCAGTCAACTTTAGGCTTTATTCCAATTTTTGGGAATGATGTCTGGCTTCATGGAATTACTGCTGCGATCGCTATTTATTTTGGCTTTTTTGCTACACCAAATTTATTAGAACTACGCACAGGACAAAGCAGCATTCGTAGTTAG
- the psaC gene encoding photosystem I iron-sulfur center protein PsaC, translating into MSHTVKIYDTCIGCTQCVRACPTDVLEMVPWDGCKAAQIASSPRTEDCVGCKRCETACPTDFLSIRVYLGAETTRSMGLAY; encoded by the coding sequence ATGTCTCATACCGTAAAAATCTACGATACCTGTATTGGCTGCACTCAATGTGTTCGCGCCTGCCCCACCGACGTGCTAGAGATGGTACCCTGGGACGGCTGTAAAGCTGCTCAAATTGCCTCCTCACCCCGCACAGAAGACTGCGTTGGCTGCAAACGTTGTGAAACTGCCTGCCCCACCGACTTTTTGAGCATCCGGGTTTACCTGGGCGCTGAAACAACTCGCAGCATGGGTCTAGCTTATTGA
- a CDS encoding Rieske 2Fe-2S domain-containing protein produces MAVILPGAPWLIAHRSMLGINKPYKVALNGQDYVLWQNQQGEIFALDNVCPHMQAPLSDGWICQERNTIACPFHALEFDAQGRLHQSGQIGTQPLLTPLELIIKDDCIWTYAGHVPKIPIPDLISKVSAGMSFVGVAGEKSIRGTFLDNLLINYDYNHQSGTHRDLFGIKANRVPVFEHEGYWLKVVQELEREDSTWNDIIRNPVVLTAPKTYTGILEYAFPSLLTFRTSFLLGEILQVHILYPETETQTKTFVLVFSKPKHPVLLPLLRRSMLSAVTTVVEQDTRAIETSYPRQTPKIRLPKEEIMFHAQKLYQDW; encoded by the coding sequence ATGGCAGTCATTCTCCCTGGCGCACCGTGGTTAATTGCCCACCGTTCCATGCTGGGTATTAACAAGCCTTATAAAGTGGCGCTGAATGGTCAAGATTATGTCCTCTGGCAAAATCAGCAAGGTGAAATTTTCGCCCTAGATAACGTTTGTCCCCACATGCAAGCACCTTTATCTGATGGCTGGATTTGCCAAGAACGAAATACAATTGCTTGTCCCTTTCATGCCTTAGAATTTGATGCACAAGGAAGGTTGCATCAGTCCGGACAAATAGGTACTCAACCACTGTTAACTCCCCTAGAACTAATCATCAAAGATGACTGTATTTGGACTTATGCTGGTCATGTACCAAAAATTCCCATCCCAGACCTCATCTCAAAAGTAAGTGCAGGTATGAGTTTTGTCGGTGTAGCTGGGGAAAAAAGCATCCGCGGCACTTTTTTAGATAACTTGTTAATTAACTATGATTACAACCATCAAAGTGGTACACACCGCGACTTATTTGGGATTAAAGCTAATCGCGTCCCGGTGTTTGAGCATGAAGGATATTGGCTCAAAGTTGTCCAGGAACTAGAGCGTGAGGATAGCACCTGGAATGATATCATCCGCAACCCTGTTGTTTTGACCGCACCTAAAACCTACACTGGCATCTTAGAATATGCGTTTCCTTCACTGCTAACTTTTCGCACCTCTTTTTTACTAGGAGAAATTTTGCAGGTGCATATCTTATATCCAGAAACAGAAACGCAAACTAAAACCTTTGTGTTGGTCTTCAGCAAACCTAAACATCCAGTTCTGCTACCTTTATTAAGACGCTCAATGTTGAGTGCAGTCACAACTGTTGTTGAGCAAGATACACGCGCTATAGAAACATCATATCCTCGTCAAACACCCAAAATTCGCCTACCAAAAGAGGAAATTATGTTTCATGCTCAAAAACTGTATCAAGATTGGTAA
- a CDS encoding TetR/AcrR family transcriptional regulator — translation MAISKPDLMRRQPKQKRSQQRVEKILQAAAEVFAEVGYEAATTHQIAAKAETAIGSLYQFFPDKLAIFHALEAIHMERVTEIHIKLMQSDDKHESLLKFIECTVDTYAQYFADPIPRVVYIQYFVAPELFKLFDENFDKQLIQQFAAFFSPVEPRLNCRKK, via the coding sequence ATGGCTATAAGTAAACCTGATCTGATGCGCCGTCAACCCAAGCAAAAGCGGAGTCAGCAAAGGGTTGAAAAAATTCTCCAAGCAGCGGCCGAAGTTTTTGCAGAGGTGGGTTATGAAGCTGCAACTACCCATCAAATTGCAGCGAAAGCCGAAACAGCCATTGGTTCGCTGTATCAGTTTTTTCCTGATAAACTCGCCATATTTCATGCACTCGAAGCTATACACATGGAACGGGTGACAGAAATTCATATCAAGCTTATGCAGTCAGATGATAAGCATGAATCATTATTAAAGTTTATTGAGTGTACGGTAGATACTTACGCCCAATATTTTGCAGATCCCATCCCTCGCGTTGTCTATATTCAGTATTTTGTCGCACCGGAATTATTTAAATTATTTGACGAAAACTTTGATAAGCAACTAATTCAACAATTCGCCGCCTTTTTTTCGCCAGTGGAACCCAGACTTAACTGTAGAAAAAAGTGA
- a CDS encoding sensor histidine kinase, protein MNQIQKIFRVIDPFSLRVRLTIGIAAVSALGLGSLAIWTSWKMQQFLINSYKNNIQQITQHLPYYVELYTEILPEENGLQRAINNLSTTNTYLWVKNPKNQIIAQSDNLNKLPSKKVAELMDLTYTSMKPITQEMGKSYFVMCGNSLRLQGQTVGALFVVQDVTQEQSMFLVIVQSLGIGSIVTITIISVAIAFYIKRSLQPLRQLSQMTEVISLADLGQAQLYLDNAPSEVRELTQTYNMMLSRLFQSWEQERQFVSNVSHELRTPLTIVHGYLQSVLRRQHNLTEVQREALATAAAEAERTIRLLQDLLDLARADSGNLLFRLENCSLNDLITEVVVMAKTYSDRQITIESTNPAIAAKADYNRLKQVLINLVDNAFKYSAPETPVTVKFYQQADQAIVEVCDQGYGIPLQHQSRIFERFYRIDEARSSSTGGCGLGLSIVKTLVEGMNGHVTVRSRLGEGSIFTITLPAYSSN, encoded by the coding sequence GTGAACCAAATTCAGAAAATATTTCGGGTCATTGATCCTTTTTCATTACGTGTTCGACTGACAATTGGTATTGCTGCGGTTTCGGCTTTAGGATTAGGTAGCCTAGCTATCTGGACAAGCTGGAAAATGCAGCAATTTTTAATTAATAGTTATAAAAATAATATTCAACAAATTACCCAACATTTGCCTTATTATGTAGAGCTTTATACAGAAATTTTACCTGAAGAAAATGGGCTGCAAAGGGCAATTAATAATTTAAGTACTACAAATACATATTTATGGGTAAAAAATCCTAAAAATCAGATAATAGCTCAATCAGATAACTTAAATAAGTTACCGTCAAAAAAAGTAGCTGAATTAATGGATTTAACTTATACATCCATGAAACCCATAACCCAAGAAATGGGGAAAAGCTACTTTGTGATGTGTGGTAATTCTTTAAGATTACAAGGTCAGACTGTGGGAGCATTATTTGTTGTGCAGGATGTCACCCAAGAACAAAGTATGTTTTTAGTGATTGTGCAGAGTTTGGGAATTGGCAGTATTGTCACTATTACAATTATTTCTGTAGCGATCGCATTTTATATTAAACGTTCTCTGCAACCCCTCCGTCAGTTAAGTCAAATGACAGAAGTCATTTCCCTCGCAGACTTAGGACAAGCACAACTGTATTTAGACAATGCACCCAGCGAAGTTCGAGAATTAACTCAAACTTACAACATGATGTTATCGCGGCTGTTCCAATCTTGGGAGCAAGAGCGACAATTTGTCAGTAATGTATCTCACGAATTACGCACACCCCTAACCATCGTACATGGTTATTTGCAAAGTGTTTTGCGACGACAGCATAATTTAACTGAAGTGCAACGAGAAGCTTTAGCCACCGCCGCCGCCGAAGCCGAACGCACCATTCGATTATTACAAGATTTACTTGATTTAGCCAGGGCGGATAGTGGTAATTTGCTATTTCGCCTCGAAAATTGCTCATTAAATGACTTAATTACCGAAGTTGTGGTGATGGCGAAAACTTATAGCGATCGCCAGATTACAATTGAATCTACTAACCCAGCAATTGCAGCGAAAGCAGACTACAACCGCCTCAAACAAGTTTTAATTAATTTAGTTGATAACGCCTTTAAGTATTCTGCGCCAGAAACCCCTGTAACTGTCAAATTTTATCAACAAGCCGACCAAGCCATTGTCGAAGTTTGCGACCAAGGCTATGGTATTCCTTTACAACATCAGTCACGGATTTTTGAGCGATTTTACCGCATCGATGAAGCCCGCAGCAGTTCCACCGGTGGCTGTGGTTTAGGACTATCAATTGTCAAAACCCTAGTCGAAGGTATGAATGGTCATGTAACAGTGCGATCGCGTTTAGGTGAAGGCAGTATATTTACAATTACCCTACCAGCTTACTCATCAAATTAA
- a CDS encoding DUF4079 domain-containing protein, whose translation METADFLGLVHPAIAVIFVFPLIGNVANFAWQTRQRRLQNSTEGKSKIPPVVGKEHKQLGDWLTSAVVGLTLVGLAYPIGKNIIKKQLWNTANFQVIFIILMFVATIASLVLLYQAKNKSWRAIFATLTGIGLVVLGCQDGVYRRTNEWYWSHYYIGITASLLMVFSLAIVQDIYKSHRWRVIHTILNCVALLLFIGQGLTGTRDLLEIPLNWQEPYIYQCDYVNKTCPTPNPQAPK comes from the coding sequence ATGGAAACAGCAGATTTTCTTGGACTTGTACATCCAGCGATCGCAGTTATTTTTGTCTTTCCGTTAATTGGGAATGTTGCTAATTTTGCTTGGCAAACTCGTCAACGGCGTTTACAAAATTCAACCGAAGGTAAGAGTAAAATTCCGCCAGTGGTTGGTAAAGAGCATAAACAATTAGGTGATTGGTTAACCAGTGCTGTTGTTGGCTTAACATTAGTCGGTTTAGCCTATCCCATTGGTAAAAATATTATCAAAAAGCAATTGTGGAATACTGCTAATTTCCAAGTAATTTTTATCATATTAATGTTTGTGGCGACTATTGCTTCTTTAGTACTACTTTATCAAGCTAAAAATAAATCATGGCGAGCTATTTTTGCGACCTTAACTGGTATTGGTTTAGTAGTTCTAGGCTGTCAAGATGGAGTCTATCGACGGACTAATGAATGGTATTGGTCACACTACTATATTGGCATTACCGCATCTCTACTGATGGTTTTTTCCTTAGCAATTGTGCAAGATATTTATAAGTCTCATCGCTGGCGGGTAATTCATACAATTTTAAACTGTGTTGCTCTTTTACTGTTTATTGGACAAGGATTAACAGGTACAAGAGACTTATTAGAAATTCCCTTGAATTGGCAGGAACCTTATATTTATCAGTGCGATTATGTAAATAAAACTTGTCCAACACCCAACCCTCAAGCACCGAAGTGA
- a CDS encoding DM13 domain-containing protein has product MKFNSLAILGMIATVSLASIQEVTAYQTSTSTPVAQTSINQLAAAVGQSANFRNGEHATRGTVSIVSRNRTRYLQFSQNFKTSSGPDVFVILHRSAAPKIYGLRAKDYVLVGRLRRFSGSQSYALPGNLNLSGYRSVAVWCRKFNATFGYASLGG; this is encoded by the coding sequence ATGAAGTTCAATAGTTTAGCTATCCTAGGAATGATTGCAACTGTTAGTCTTGCTTCTATTCAAGAAGTAACTGCATATCAGACATCAACTTCTACACCTGTTGCTCAAACTTCAATTAATCAATTAGCTGCGGCTGTAGGTCAGTCTGCTAACTTTCGCAACGGCGAACACGCAACTCGCGGAACAGTTAGCATTGTTAGCAGAAACAGAACCAGATATTTACAATTTAGTCAGAATTTTAAAACCAGTAGTGGCCCTGATGTGTTCGTGATTTTACATCGTTCTGCTGCGCCCAAAATCTATGGCTTAAGAGCCAAAGATTACGTTTTAGTTGGTCGCCTGAGAAGATTTAGTGGTAGTCAAAGCTATGCTTTACCGGGAAATCTTAACTTGTCTGGATATAGATCAGTAGCGGTTTGGTGTCGGAAATTTAATGCTACTTTTGGTTATGCCAGTCTTGGTGGTTAA
- a CDS encoding chloride channel protein: MLLPALSQRLRRWWQPRKGLAIAEASIIGIVAALSAVFLKFSSGWLGAWRVHTSHILPAWIALPAVGLVFGYLAGWLVQRLAPEASGSGIPQVKANLANVPIKLSWRVAAVKLLSAMIVIGSGVTLGRQGPTVQVGASLAAGMSRFVPTSPDHRRQMIAAGAGAGLAAAFNAPLAGVIFIIEELLQDLSGITLGTAIIASFIGGVVSRLLGGRSLHLNLQMLQSSSQFSLPEIPFFLILGIVAGLLGALFNYGLIFSIKSYQRLHVSLPLKVALAGFISGIIVAMLPEYFRNNTGLREYIITSGSSGSVAAIAFIAQFILTLIAFGSGAPGGLFAPSLILGSCLGHVVGVWEGHLLGVGSLPTYALAGMGGFFSAVSKVPITAIVIVFEMTTDFNLVLPLMIVAVVAYLVADKVMPGSLYDRLLQLKGINLSKVAPTEAILTTLTAKDVMQKQVETLDADMTLEETKQAFSSSHHRGFPVVKNSKLVGIVTQSDLTKLANRNLPNNTLLKEIMTTAPITVTPIHNLSNVLYLLDRYQISRLPVVDKRKLLGIITRADIIRAEADHLNGKNITPAPQADPSYVVYQTRSPSIGRGRLLVPIANPDTLPILLKMATAIARERHYEIECVQIMLVSRHSSPAETPVRTAKSRRLLRQAEVLAKKWHIPLHTQIRVAHDASQAILETIHERHIDLILMGWKGSTSTPGRIFGDIVDTIIRQATCDVVLVKLGNYQQSTINSQLSTISPTLQFNRWLIPMAGGPNSKFALKLIPALVTLGNDPEIHLTQVFKRSELKPDIQILDKAIHQLMRHRHLSSTAFVATPVQADSVAEGVIHLVEQEGFDVVVLGATREGLLQQAIQGNIPEAIASSVESTVILVRGAINT, from the coding sequence ATGTTGCTTCCTGCTCTGAGTCAGCGTTTGCGTCGTTGGTGGCAGCCAAGAAAAGGTTTAGCGATCGCGGAAGCTTCTATCATTGGGATTGTAGCGGCTTTATCTGCGGTATTCTTAAAATTCAGTTCTGGATGGTTGGGAGCATGGCGCGTACATACTTCCCATATTCTCCCTGCATGGATAGCATTACCAGCAGTAGGTTTAGTGTTTGGCTACCTGGCTGGCTGGTTAGTGCAACGGTTAGCGCCAGAAGCTTCTGGTAGTGGCATTCCCCAAGTCAAGGCTAACTTAGCTAATGTACCCATAAAATTATCTTGGCGGGTAGCGGCTGTAAAGTTACTCAGTGCCATGATTGTCATTGGTTCGGGGGTAACTTTAGGCAGACAAGGCCCCACAGTGCAAGTTGGTGCAAGTTTAGCCGCAGGAATGAGTCGCTTTGTTCCCACTTCCCCAGATCATCGGCGACAGATGATAGCTGCGGGTGCAGGTGCAGGTTTAGCAGCAGCTTTTAATGCTCCCTTAGCAGGTGTCATATTTATTATTGAAGAATTACTGCAAGATTTATCTGGCATAACTTTAGGAACCGCCATTATCGCTTCATTTATTGGCGGTGTTGTCTCACGATTATTGGGTGGTCGCAGTTTACACTTAAATCTGCAAATGCTCCAATCTTCAAGTCAGTTTTCTCTACCAGAAATTCCATTTTTTTTAATCTTAGGTATTGTCGCTGGCTTATTAGGGGCGTTATTTAATTACGGTTTAATTTTTAGTATCAAATCTTATCAGAGATTACATGTTAGTTTGCCGCTCAAAGTTGCCTTGGCGGGATTTATTTCGGGAATTATCGTCGCTATGTTGCCCGAATATTTTCGCAATAACACTGGCTTACGGGAATATATAATTACTAGCGGTTCTAGTGGTTCTGTTGCGGCGATCGCATTTATTGCTCAGTTTATCCTCACCTTAATTGCCTTTGGTTCTGGTGCGCCGGGAGGATTATTTGCACCCAGTTTAATTTTAGGTTCTTGCTTAGGGCATGTTGTTGGTGTTTGGGAAGGTCATTTACTGGGAGTAGGTTCGCTACCTACTTATGCTTTGGCGGGAATGGGGGGATTTTTTAGCGCCGTTTCTAAGGTTCCCATCACCGCAATTGTGATTGTCTTTGAAATGACTACAGACTTTAACTTGGTTTTACCTTTAATGATTGTGGCTGTAGTCGCATACTTAGTTGCAGATAAAGTCATGCCAGGTTCACTCTATGATCGACTGTTGCAATTAAAAGGTATTAATCTCAGCAAAGTCGCCCCCACAGAAGCTATTTTAACCACATTAACAGCTAAAGATGTTATGCAAAAGCAAGTGGAAACTTTGGATGCAGACATGACTTTAGAAGAAACAAAACAAGCATTCTCCAGTTCTCATCACCGGGGTTTTCCCGTAGTCAAAAATAGCAAATTAGTCGGGATTGTTACCCAATCAGATTTAACAAAATTAGCTAATCGCAATTTGCCAAACAATACCTTATTAAAAGAAATCATGACTACTGCACCGATAACGGTCACGCCAATACATAACTTGAGTAATGTATTGTATTTACTTGACCGCTATCAAATCAGTCGTTTACCTGTAGTAGATAAACGAAAATTACTTGGAATTATTACCCGCGCCGATATTATTCGTGCTGAAGCTGACCATCTCAATGGTAAAAACATTACCCCAGCACCACAAGCAGATCCATCTTATGTAGTTTACCAGACGCGATCGCCCAGTATTGGTAGAGGCAGATTATTAGTCCCAATTGCTAATCCTGATACTCTACCTATTCTGTTAAAAATGGCCACCGCTATTGCTCGTGAGCGCCATTATGAAATAGAGTGCGTCCAAATAATGTTAGTATCACGCCACAGTTCTCCAGCCGAAACACCAGTCAGAACTGCCAAAAGTCGGCGTTTACTGCGACAAGCTGAAGTTTTAGCGAAAAAATGGCACATTCCCTTACATACACAAATTCGTGTTGCCCATGATGCTTCTCAAGCCATTTTAGAAACTATCCACGAACGTCACATAGACTTGATTTTAATGGGTTGGAAAGGTAGCACATCCACCCCAGGGCGAATTTTTGGCGACATTGTTGACACCATAATTCGTCAAGCAACCTGTGATGTAGTACTAGTAAAACTGGGTAATTATCAACAGTCAACTATCAATAGTCAATTGTCAACAATTTCTCCTACTCTCCAATTCAATCGTTGGTTAATTCCAATGGCTGGTGGCCCTAATTCTAAATTTGCGCTGAAATTAATCCCGGCATTGGTAACATTAGGAAATGACCCAGAAATTCACTTAACACAAGTATTCAAGCGATCGGAATTAAAACCAGATATCCAAATTTTAGACAAAGCCATTCATCAACTGATGCGTCATCGTCACTTATCTAGCACTGCATTTGTCGCTACACCAGTACAGGCTGATTCCGTGGCTGAAGGTGTAATTCACTTAGTCGAACAAGAAGGATTTGATGTTGTAGTTTTGGGTGCTACCCGCGAAGGCTTACTACAACAGGCAATTCAAGGTAATATTCCGGAAGCGATCGCCTCTAGTGTAGAGAGTACAGTCATTTTAGTACGCGGTGCAATTAATACTTAA